A genome region from Ficedula albicollis isolate OC2 chromosome 23, FicAlb1.5, whole genome shotgun sequence includes the following:
- the TMEM54 gene encoding transmembrane protein 54, with protein sequence MCQGGHLDPGSHRKALMKTGLILLIVGHLSFITGALVHGTVLRFVLTARDATSLHYGVTNGASVIAALLTISCGVSALLLSRFLGPAALQWALLALSACSSLCCLCCLLGLLVAVGLTLGNQGRVLLAPCSIANTALAPVSRECPFDPTRVYSSTLSLWAISLLLEAMAIFFSTRCLLLSLDLLRLGRCCRGMLRAKVSLQAAPVQSPGPGQCLALLRLDSVEIARL encoded by the exons ATGTGCCAAGGGG GCCACCTCGACCCCGGCAGCCACCGAAAGGCGCTGATGAAAACGGGGCTCATCCTCCTCATCGTCGGGCACCTCAGCTTCATCACCGGGGCCCTCGTCCACGGCACCGTCCTGCGCTTCGTGCTCACCGCCCGCGATGCCACCTCCCTGCACTACGGGGTCACCAACGGCGCCTCTGTCATCGCTGCGCTGCTG ACCATCTCCTGCGGagtctctgccctgctgctgtcccgTTTCCTCGGCCCTGCCGCCCTC CAATGGGCGCTGCTCGCCCTGAGcgcctgcagcagcctctgctgcctctgctgcctgctggggctgctcgTGGCCGTCGGGCTGACCCTGGGCAACCAGGGCCGGGTGTTGCTGGCCCCCTGCTCCATCGCCAACACCGCCCTCGCCCCGGTCTCCCGCGAGTGCCCCTTCGATCCCACCCGCGTCTAT AGCTCCACGCTGTCCCTCTGGGCCATCTCCCTCCTGCTCGAGGCCATGGCGATCTTCTTCAGCACCCGCTGCCTCCTGCTCAGCCTCGACCTCCTCCGCCTCGGCCGCTGCTGCCGTGGGATGCTCCGGGCGAAG GtctccctgcaggcagcccccGTGCAgagccccggccccgggcaGTGCCTGGCCTTGCTGAGACTGGACAGTGTGGAAATCGCCCGGCTCTGA